The segment GTGTTGCGCCGTCTGGGGTGTTTGTTCGTGGAGCGCTTCGATCCGGCCCGCAGCGTGACCGACGCGGAGCGCATGCAGCAGGCGGTGGCGGACGGTTTGTCGTTGGTGTTTTTTGCCGAGGGCACCTTCGGTCCGGCGCCGGGCCTCCGGCCCTTTCGCATGGGGGCGTTCCTGGCGGCGGTGCGCACCGGCGTGCCGGTGCTGCCGGTGGCCCTGTGCGGCACCCGTGCCGTGCTGCCCGCGGGGCGCTGGCTGCCGCGGCGGAGGGGTGTGCGCGTGCTTGTGGGCGAACTCCTGCCGCCCCGGGGGGCGGACTGGGCCGCGGCCGTGGCGCTGCGGGACTGCGCCCGGGACGTCATTCAGCGGGAATGCGGCGAGCCCCTGGTGGAGGTGGTCTGACCCCCGAGCAGCACCGTGTCGGCGTGATCGTAAGCGGGGGCGGAGCAACACAACACGCGCAAGTCCTCCGGCCCGGGGTTGTGGAGGGCGTGGGGCGTGCCCGGTGCAATGTGCACGGTATCGCCCGGGCCGATCTCGAACTGCGCATCGCCCAGGAGGGTCAGGCGGCCCCGCCCCGCGGTCACGTGATAGAGCTCTTCACTGCGCCGGTGATAGTGCAACACGGTATGAACGGGCCGGGCCTCCAGCATACCGAAGTGGCGCCCGCGCTTCAGCCGGGACGCAGCGGGTAAACCCCGCCCCGGCCGGGGCCGATGCACTGATTGACCCTTCATTAGGACACGGGCATGGAAACCGTTCACCTGGTTATTGTGGTAATGGGCTGGCTGGCGGGCATTGTCATGCTGGCCCTGATTGTCATGTTCGTGCAGGACATGACCCAGACTGAGCATGCCGTGCGGCGCAATTTTCCCGTCATCGGCCGGCTGCGCTATTTTCTGGAACGCCAGGGCGATTATTTCCGCCAATACTTTTTCGCCAACGACCGCGAGGAACAACCCTTTGACCGCGCCACCCGGGCCTGGGTGTACCGCACCGCCAAGAATCTGGGCGGGATGATCGGCTTCGGTTCCACCAATGATCTCAGCCAGCCCGGCACGCTGATTTTTGTCAATGCCCCCTACGCCACCCTGGAGGAGGACCGCCAGCCGGCGCCTCCCTTGGTGATCGGCCCGGTCTGCGACCGGCCCTTCGAGGCGTCTTCCATCGTCAATGTTTCGGGCATGAGTTTCGGTGCCCTGTCCGCCCCTGCGGTGCGGGCCCTGGCGCGGGGAGCGGCGGCGGCGGGCATTTGGATGAACACCGGTGAAGGGGGCTTGTCGCCCTATCATCTGGAGGGCGGCGGGGATCTCATTTTTCAAATTGGTACCGCCAAGTACGGCGCGCGCGACGAGCAGGGCCGGCTCTCGGACCGTCGTCTGCGGGAGCTGGCCCGGCAGGTGAGCGCCTTTGAAATCAAGCTGTCCCAGGGGGGCAAGCCCGGCCGGGGGGGAGTGCTGCCGGCGGCCAAGGTCTCGGAAGAAGTGGCCCGCATCCGTGGCATTCCCGCCCATCAGACCTCCTCCAGCCCCAACCGCCACCCCGAAATCAGGAA is part of the Gammaproteobacteria bacterium genome and harbors:
- a CDS encoding cupin domain-containing protein; the encoded protein is MKGQSVHRPRPGRGLPAASRLKRGRHFGMLEARPVHTVLHYHRRSEELYHVTAGRGRLTLLGDAQFEIGPGDTVHIAPGTPHALHNPGPEDLRVLCCSAPAYDHADTVLLGGQTTSTRGSPHSR
- a CDS encoding FMN-binding glutamate synthase family protein, which codes for METVHLVIVVMGWLAGIVMLALIVMFVQDMTQTEHAVRRNFPVIGRLRYFLERQGDYFRQYFFANDREEQPFDRATRAWVYRTAKNLGGMIGFGSTNDLSQPGTLIFVNAPYATLEEDRQPAPPLVIGPVCDRPFEASSIVNVSGMSFGALSAPAVRALARGAAAAGIWMNTGEGGLSPYHLEGGGDLIFQIGTAKYGARDEQGRLSDRRLRELARQVSAFEIKLSQGGKPGRGGVLPAAKVSEEVARIRGIPAHQTSSSPNRHPEIRNDEDLLDMIDRVRCVTGRPVGIKLVMGDDAGMRHLCDAILRRGADSAPDFITLDGGDGGTGASPQILADHVGLPLSESLPMLVNILLESGLKARVRVVASGKLVTSKDVAWALCVGADFTVTARGFMFALGCIQSLQCHLDTCPTGITTHNPRLQKGLDVASKAQRVAHYARWLNVEVDRLAHACGLTNARDFNRHHVRVVVRPGESVSLHNLHPYP